In Streptomyces sp. P9-A4, a single window of DNA contains:
- a CDS encoding DNA-binding protein, with product MTGTTVSVNTELLKAGAVLPADTEGAGEAAVELTARTYRHAVLGEERVVVRLAAAELGPAEDLATGFLGLEPHGNPVVVGLGQRQELGFPEWVLVHHPADGHHALAVVPELDRLARQAKTKPKAALDACHELAGRLASAVPHFLPVFYEQSARVFLGVENTTYAGQLFGRARTSEAQHGLSVDEDRLDAVFLEFALAGALPVKVLTSYGKELSARLSPAEAYARFRRLCVRRTAGGLAPSAQAAVELRRLARAAGLSASEEEQEYLGELLPLPATLRAAAGWWKAHRAALVALAHRVPSVRGTLLSMTPPGGETELSDLWLDILVESGADAGLTDAGVPQEESCADGAAGWLERFHNARHQGWGTRPTPAVLLELVTRAAGRLRADLAARPEGGDALRMGVEDVNLLDLLLALEIPVADPAAPGRNRSHEALGLADWARGEHRRDLVALAADPRFRPAFRAGANKFNDASTGAYVLRRLAETDGGRPMLAEWVREVARDSAAAGLPGLPGAIARLTWLPVEALALAPQEVAAAAAADLGETFARTLRGGLWEELHWPAWEEALAELAPGRDRSDRFDGLTVVEAWPYLIVANAVQVRVIDADSTVLTHDLRVPSGQSHRFGFHYVDGALLVFWRSYGRSEEPQGYWHTAPDRVFPLDGGADYWSMRSSHVSLPLPGGGRTTGGGVLHRGDTKVPPERPLVSDGTAYWVWQAEDRHGESGWVEYDPVRGGYGRRSQPGFLADALGAHGTGAELVAHVSWLRPAPAVGGSALGTSKDGLMGWRVVRLPRNGWQAEDTAGRRVVLPEGSDMPLAALTFPGDDRPRAVSQQWRVLSLSDPEGVVTAKTDGTLNQLYGTAAAPLPPLSHLYALRTRDAAGSAVLRGADAGTAGTLLKAAAAAERAADLPELVSSALPEISAPELIAGVVKVLHFAVQQQKALDSVAERLDPAAEPEEVRREGPADRLLGTALSGLADSGYYHRGSDADLAHRFLEELASVRADATTVARPGRTHFDLPSLPYSGLTFTSLLDEPAAIAYRAFAPGSADEHRAALLDVLGRIDALGLASTAGSAAHWRRVTVHLGSSHLHNPDGREHGMWHRCVLPLGGGSVLGVTERNQSVPDGREFGALLYDPAGRFEVPGPYSLRAAAPVGDRARDAEWLTAFLREASSRAAVPFLPEAAEEFGRLTGASGALARLVLVGMPDVDSWEDNFLPADLRKTLGLKVAEARQARDELRTLSVEVRRAVVAALLPEDPARLWSVGPDVAAAAAVWNARVGRRAQVPDWLAAEASRGARVGWPVHRALPALIDPATAPELSVDVAWHIAGDRPATVAPAEDPFTSSVLTGSMGLAAWMAHRLPAGDPLRAALPSALTAVRQRLASPDLLVAVGHYTSLPAFRKVAGAPTEKAPGHERYGAVLMATQDDQPQPALRTALLDSTGSDPYLVALRDPDQEETAVEVALRRAHDPVFARLLADPGAPAAGETGPDGTWWPQDPSRSVPALVAEVAEAHGLGADAAVLYLMLLAMPDPTDRNTARWTGWKPARLKTARAELEAGDLVVSAVRARAGRSLFLPGAWAEQSAPVLPVEQWKLSMYGPVAGSRPVLGALVPVEPVAELFARAWQRILDGDVPRFEELKVRRTRRRR from the coding sequence GTGACCGGCACGACCGTTTCCGTCAACACGGAGCTGCTGAAGGCCGGAGCCGTGCTCCCGGCCGACACCGAAGGGGCGGGCGAGGCGGCTGTCGAGCTGACCGCGCGGACCTACCGCCACGCGGTGCTCGGGGAGGAGCGGGTCGTCGTCCGGCTCGCCGCCGCCGAACTCGGCCCCGCCGAGGACCTCGCCACGGGTTTCCTCGGACTCGAACCGCACGGGAACCCGGTCGTGGTGGGCCTCGGCCAGCGCCAGGAACTGGGCTTCCCGGAGTGGGTACTCGTCCACCACCCGGCGGACGGACACCACGCGCTGGCGGTCGTGCCGGAGCTGGACCGGCTGGCCCGGCAGGCGAAGACCAAGCCGAAGGCCGCCCTCGACGCCTGCCACGAGCTGGCCGGACGCCTCGCCTCCGCCGTCCCGCACTTCCTGCCCGTCTTCTACGAGCAGAGCGCCCGGGTCTTCCTCGGCGTCGAGAACACGACGTACGCGGGCCAGTTGTTCGGGCGCGCCCGCACCAGCGAGGCGCAGCACGGTCTGTCGGTCGACGAGGACCGGCTCGACGCCGTGTTCCTCGAGTTCGCCCTGGCCGGCGCGCTGCCGGTGAAGGTCCTCACGAGCTACGGCAAGGAGCTGTCCGCCCGGCTGTCGCCCGCCGAGGCCTACGCGCGCTTCCGGCGGCTGTGCGTGCGCCGGACCGCCGGCGGACTCGCACCGTCCGCCCAGGCCGCCGTGGAGCTGCGGCGGCTGGCCCGCGCCGCGGGTCTGTCCGCGAGCGAGGAGGAGCAGGAGTACCTCGGCGAACTCCTCCCCCTGCCGGCGACGCTGCGGGCGGCTGCCGGCTGGTGGAAGGCGCACCGCGCCGCGCTGGTCGCGCTCGCCCACCGCGTCCCGTCGGTGCGGGGCACGCTGCTGTCGATGACGCCGCCGGGGGGTGAGACCGAACTCAGCGACCTGTGGCTGGACATCCTGGTGGAGTCCGGGGCCGACGCGGGTCTCACCGACGCGGGCGTGCCGCAGGAGGAGAGCTGCGCCGACGGTGCGGCCGGCTGGCTGGAGCGCTTCCACAACGCCCGGCACCAGGGCTGGGGCACCCGTCCGACTCCGGCGGTCCTGCTGGAACTGGTGACCCGGGCGGCCGGGCGGCTGCGGGCCGATCTGGCGGCCCGGCCCGAGGGCGGGGACGCCCTGCGGATGGGCGTCGAGGACGTGAACCTGCTGGATCTGCTGCTCGCGCTGGAGATCCCGGTCGCCGACCCGGCGGCGCCCGGCCGCAACCGGAGCCACGAGGCCCTGGGCCTGGCGGACTGGGCGCGCGGCGAGCACCGCCGGGACCTGGTCGCCCTCGCCGCCGACCCCCGTTTCCGTCCCGCGTTCCGCGCCGGCGCGAACAAATTCAACGACGCGAGCACCGGGGCGTACGTGCTGCGGCGGCTCGCCGAGACGGACGGTGGCCGCCCGATGCTCGCCGAGTGGGTGCGCGAGGTCGCCCGCGATTCGGCGGCGGCCGGACTGCCGGGACTTCCGGGCGCGATCGCGCGCCTGACGTGGCTGCCCGTCGAGGCCCTCGCGCTCGCGCCGCAGGAGGTCGCGGCGGCGGCCGCCGCCGATCTCGGCGAGACGTTCGCGCGCACCCTGCGCGGCGGTCTGTGGGAGGAGCTGCACTGGCCGGCGTGGGAGGAGGCGCTCGCGGAGCTGGCTCCCGGGCGCGACCGCAGCGACAGGTTCGACGGTCTGACGGTCGTCGAGGCCTGGCCGTACCTGATCGTGGCCAATGCCGTGCAGGTACGGGTCATCGACGCCGACTCCACCGTGCTCACGCACGATCTGCGCGTACCTTCGGGGCAGTCCCACCGGTTCGGGTTCCACTACGTGGACGGCGCCCTGCTGGTGTTCTGGCGCTCCTACGGGCGGAGCGAGGAGCCGCAGGGCTACTGGCACACCGCGCCCGACAGGGTGTTCCCCCTGGACGGCGGCGCCGACTACTGGTCCATGCGTTCCTCTCACGTCAGTCTGCCGCTGCCCGGCGGTGGCCGCACCACCGGCGGCGGAGTGCTGCACCGCGGCGACACGAAGGTGCCCCCGGAGCGACCGCTGGTGTCCGACGGCACGGCGTACTGGGTGTGGCAGGCGGAGGACCGGCACGGCGAGAGCGGTTGGGTCGAGTACGACCCGGTGCGGGGCGGGTACGGCCGGCGGTCGCAGCCCGGGTTCCTCGCCGACGCGCTGGGTGCCCACGGTACGGGGGCCGAACTGGTCGCCCACGTGTCGTGGCTGCGCCCGGCACCGGCGGTCGGGGGATCGGCGCTCGGCACGTCGAAGGACGGGCTGATGGGCTGGCGCGTCGTACGGCTGCCCCGCAACGGCTGGCAGGCCGAGGACACCGCCGGGCGGCGCGTCGTGCTGCCCGAGGGCTCCGACATGCCGCTCGCGGCGCTCACGTTCCCCGGCGACGACCGGCCGAGGGCCGTGAGCCAGCAGTGGCGGGTGCTGTCGCTCAGCGACCCGGAGGGCGTGGTCACGGCGAAGACCGACGGCACCCTCAACCAGTTGTACGGGACGGCCGCCGCACCGCTGCCGCCCCTGTCCCACCTGTACGCGCTGCGCACACGGGACGCGGCGGGATCGGCCGTGCTGCGCGGGGCGGACGCCGGGACGGCCGGCACCCTCCTGAAGGCGGCTGCCGCCGCGGAGCGCGCGGCGGACCTGCCGGAGCTCGTGAGCAGCGCTCTGCCGGAGATCTCCGCGCCCGAACTGATCGCGGGTGTGGTGAAGGTGCTGCACTTCGCCGTCCAGCAGCAGAAGGCCCTCGACTCCGTGGCCGAGCGGCTCGACCCGGCGGCCGAGCCTGAGGAGGTCCGCCGGGAAGGCCCGGCCGACCGTCTGCTCGGCACGGCGCTGAGCGGCCTCGCCGACTCCGGGTACTACCATCGGGGCTCCGACGCGGACCTCGCCCACCGCTTCCTGGAGGAGCTGGCCTCGGTACGGGCCGATGCCACCACCGTGGCCCGACCGGGCCGGACGCACTTCGACCTGCCGTCCCTGCCGTACTCGGGGCTGACCTTCACCTCCCTCCTCGACGAGCCGGCGGCGATCGCGTACCGCGCCTTCGCCCCCGGCAGTGCGGACGAACACCGGGCCGCGCTGCTCGACGTCCTCGGTCGGATCGACGCGCTGGGACTGGCCTCCACGGCGGGCTCGGCCGCGCACTGGCGAAGGGTGACGGTCCACCTCGGCTCGTCGCACCTGCACAACCCGGACGGCCGGGAGCACGGGATGTGGCACCGCTGCGTCCTGCCGCTCGGCGGCGGGTCGGTGCTCGGGGTCACCGAGCGCAACCAGAGCGTGCCCGACGGGCGGGAGTTCGGGGCGCTGCTGTACGACCCCGCCGGCCGATTCGAGGTGCCCGGCCCCTACTCCCTGCGCGCTGCCGCGCCGGTCGGTGACCGCGCGCGTGACGCCGAGTGGCTGACCGCCTTCCTGCGGGAGGCGTCGTCCCGTGCGGCGGTCCCCTTCCTGCCGGAGGCGGCGGAGGAGTTCGGGCGGCTCACCGGGGCGTCCGGGGCGCTGGCCCGGCTCGTGCTCGTGGGCATGCCCGACGTGGACAGCTGGGAGGACAACTTCCTTCCGGCGGACCTGCGCAAGACCCTCGGCCTGAAGGTGGCTGAGGCGCGGCAGGCGCGCGACGAACTGCGGACGCTCTCCGTCGAGGTGCGCCGGGCCGTGGTCGCGGCGCTGCTTCCCGAGGACCCGGCGCGGCTGTGGAGCGTGGGGCCCGACGTGGCGGCGGCGGCAGCCGTGTGGAACGCGCGCGTGGGACGTCGTGCGCAGGTCCCCGACTGGCTCGCCGCGGAGGCCTCGCGCGGTGCGCGCGTCGGCTGGCCCGTGCACCGGGCCCTCCCGGCACTGATCGACCCCGCGACGGCGCCGGAGCTGAGCGTCGACGTCGCGTGGCACATCGCGGGCGACCGTCCGGCGACCGTGGCCCCGGCCGAGGATCCGTTCACCTCGTCGGTGCTCACGGGCTCGATGGGCCTCGCGGCCTGGATGGCTCACCGGCTGCCCGCCGGCGATCCCCTGCGAGCGGCGCTCCCCAGTGCGCTCACCGCCGTTCGGCAGCGGCTCGCCTCACCCGACCTGCTGGTGGCCGTGGGCCACTACACGAGCCTCCCGGCGTTCCGCAAGGTGGCGGGCGCGCCGACCGAGAAGGCACCGGGTCACGAGCGGTACGGCGCCGTGCTGATGGCCACGCAGGACGACCAGCCCCAGCCGGCGCTGCGGACCGCCCTGCTCGACTCCACCGGGTCCGACCCGTACCTGGTGGCGCTGCGGGACCCGGACCAGGAGGAGACCGCGGTGGAGGTGGCGCTGCGGCGCGCGCACGATCCGGTGTTCGCGCGGCTGCTGGCCGATCCGGGCGCGCCCGCGGCCGGCGAGACGGGCCCGGACGGCACCTGGTGGCCGCAGGATCCGTCCCGCTCGGTGCCCGCGCTCGTGGCGGAGGTCGCCGAGGCCCACGGTCTGGGGGCGGACGCGGCCGTGCTGTACCTGATGCTGCTGGCCATGCCCGACCCGACCGACCGCAACACGGCACGGTGGACGGGGTGGAAGCCGGCCCGTCTCAAGACGGCGCGCGCCGAACTGGAGGCCGGAGACCTGGTCGTCTCGGCCGTACGGGCCCGGGCCGGCCGCTCCCTGTTCCTGCCCGGCGCGTGGGCCGAACAGTCGGCGCCGGTGCTGCCCGTGGAGCAGTGGAAGCTGTCGATGTACGGGCCGGTGGCGGGCAGTCGCCCGGTGCTGGGTGCCCTGGTGCCGGTCGAACCCGTCGCGGAGCTGTTCGCCCGCGCGTGGCAGCGGATCCTGGACGGGGACGTTCCGCGGTTCGAGGAGCTGAAGGTGCGGCGGACCAGACGGCGTCGCTGA
- a CDS encoding ATP-binding protein — MTVTEQAVPARQVQPAEERHAAELAFLAAQDPGPRPPGWALTPRAVVTFVCGSDGVELALPGRRAGLPSKLAIAPKFVGERALVERCVVTLAGERGLLLTGEPGTAKSMLSELLAAAVSGTSALTVQGTAGTTEDAFRYGWNYALLLAQGPTPQALVDSPVLAAMRTGRVVRVEEITRCLPEVQDALVSILSDRRITVPELTATEDAVVGAAPGFTVIATANLRDRGVSEMSAALKRRFNFETVGPIADADAEAVLIRRQAVAAVQRAGASFGVDDAVLDALVTVFRDLRSGRSTEGWDVERPGTVMSTAEAVQVAASLGVAAAYLPGGDVLDLLPGHLLGVVRKDDPADHARLLGYWDGPVRRRAEGGSAMWRRLWDLRGSLR, encoded by the coding sequence ATGACCGTCACCGAACAGGCCGTGCCGGCCCGGCAGGTTCAGCCGGCCGAGGAGCGCCATGCCGCCGAGCTCGCCTTCCTCGCCGCTCAGGACCCGGGCCCGCGCCCGCCCGGCTGGGCGCTCACCCCGCGCGCCGTCGTCACCTTCGTGTGCGGCAGCGACGGCGTGGAGCTCGCTCTGCCCGGGCGTCGGGCCGGACTGCCGTCGAAGCTGGCGATCGCGCCGAAGTTCGTCGGTGAGCGCGCCCTGGTGGAGCGCTGCGTCGTCACCCTCGCCGGGGAGCGCGGACTGCTGCTCACCGGCGAACCCGGTACCGCCAAGTCGATGCTGTCGGAGCTGCTCGCGGCCGCCGTCAGCGGGACGAGTGCCCTGACCGTTCAGGGCACGGCGGGCACCACGGAGGACGCTTTCCGCTACGGCTGGAACTACGCCCTCCTGCTCGCGCAGGGTCCGACCCCGCAGGCCCTGGTCGACTCCCCCGTGCTCGCCGCCATGCGTACCGGGCGCGTGGTGCGCGTGGAGGAGATCACCCGCTGCCTGCCCGAGGTGCAGGACGCCCTCGTGTCCATCCTGTCCGACCGCCGGATCACCGTGCCCGAACTGACCGCCACCGAGGACGCGGTGGTCGGCGCCGCACCCGGCTTCACCGTCATCGCCACCGCCAACCTGCGCGACCGCGGGGTCTCCGAGATGTCCGCCGCGCTGAAGCGCCGGTTCAACTTCGAGACGGTGGGCCCGATCGCGGACGCCGACGCCGAGGCCGTCCTGATCCGGCGTCAGGCGGTCGCGGCGGTCCAGCGGGCGGGCGCGTCCTTCGGGGTCGACGACGCCGTCCTCGACGCCCTCGTCACCGTCTTCCGGGACCTCCGTTCCGGTCGGTCCACCGAAGGCTGGGACGTCGAACGGCCCGGCACGGTGATGTCCACCGCCGAGGCCGTGCAGGTGGCGGCGTCGTTGGGCGTCGCGGCCGCTTACCTCCCGGGCGGTGATGTCCTCGACCTGCTGCCGGGCCACCTGCTGGGTGTCGTACGGAAGGACGATCCGGCCGACCACGCCCGGCTCCTGGGGTACTGGGACGGCCCGGTCCGGCGCCGGGCCGAGGGCGGCTCGGCGATGTGGCGTCGGCTCTGGGACCTGCGCGGGAGCCTGCGTTGA
- a CDS encoding DUF5682 family protein: protein MTTVDPRAAVDALAASREPYLLGVRHHSPALAAVVPALLDEAGAEVVCVELPADFQPWLEHLADPETVAPVALAGAGEGGGLAFYPFADFSPELAAVRWARERGAEVVCCDLPLGDPGWSRETVPATGPSGSGEDGDSVDVAGSVDVTDSDDVAGSADVAGSDDAAGTGAGGDAEESARREGPGTDGREGRRSFAAALAAAGTGRDGEDMWDRAVEVLAPGCPAEAVRRAALGVGWALRADADVPATDLAREARMRQVVAAASVGGRRVAAVIGAFHAPALMAHPEPDADTDTRTEPTASTATELTTDAGSDTGNGTDIGTGTGTGTASDGVNVRRPGAADAGRPGGPPDRSGSGGTSALAPRGASSAAVTSFVPYSFDLLDSRSGYPAGIRDPLWQQAVLAAAGDADRIREAAAVAVTGVCREMRRAGHTAGTGEAAETLRLACDLATLRGLPAPGRGELLEAVTTVLGQGEPLGRGRALARALEAVFVGTARGRITPRAPRSGLGPSVEDELARLRLPGAGEREPREVRLDPLRSPLDSRREVLLQRLLVIGASYGEPLTVAATGDGTALGTKWRLRWTPSVSARLDLAGVRGVTAAQAAAGALGETARREAADGGPTPAQTLTGLTAAVRCDLPDLVDARLREAGAVLPDTAELPELLEALDLLEGIRRGHHPGTTQDARAMAEALTGELLDAAVRSLPGLAGSESATDARALVALADRTAARHLGLRLDRALAELTSGAGPLMQGAALAVRVMLDLDPAAGLGARVADWLDGATAPAARRALTKRLAGLLMAAGPLLQASPDALTPLLDGVEALVDQEFLDRLPALRGGFDALTPAARDRLLTTVTERLGDRLDLSLDAPPELLALWAAADAAGLAALKRLALAVPDASGGPRLATDARDAAVTGARTGSSSGSLSGSSQRSVPKGESEQAEQDRGQGPERLLGHADRWRLLLGRHKERLSADARRYAHALDELYGGGRGEGTDDVDGGSGQGGGQDASFPTAREWSQELEALFGADVREEVLAEAADAGRSDVLTQLDPAAVRPSVELLSSVLSLAGGMPEAQLARLRPLVKRLVDELARELATRLRPALSGLATPRPTRRPGGRLDLARTLRANLAHTRRTDDGRVVVVPERPVFSTRASKEADWRLVLVVDVSGSMEASVIWSALTAAVLGGVPTLSTHFLAFSTQVVDLTDRVDDPLSLLLEVRVGGGTHIAAGLAHARSLITVPSRTLVVVVSDFEEGAPLSGLLGEVRALASSGAHLLGCAALDDAGTPRYSVPVARQLVAAGMPVAALSPLALARWVGDRLRGEAR, encoded by the coding sequence TTGACGACCGTCGATCCGCGGGCGGCCGTGGACGCGCTGGCCGCGTCGCGCGAGCCGTACCTGCTCGGAGTGCGCCACCACAGTCCGGCGCTGGCCGCCGTGGTGCCCGCCCTGCTGGACGAGGCGGGCGCCGAGGTCGTCTGCGTGGAACTCCCGGCCGACTTCCAACCGTGGCTGGAGCATCTGGCGGACCCGGAGACCGTCGCCCCGGTCGCCCTGGCCGGGGCGGGCGAGGGCGGAGGCCTGGCGTTCTACCCGTTCGCCGACTTCTCCCCGGAGCTGGCGGCGGTGCGGTGGGCGCGGGAGCGCGGGGCGGAGGTCGTGTGCTGCGACCTGCCGTTGGGCGATCCGGGCTGGTCACGGGAGACCGTGCCGGCTACGGGTCCTTCGGGTTCCGGCGAGGACGGGGACTCCGTGGATGTCGCGGGCTCTGTGGATGTCACAGATTCCGACGATGTCGCGGGGTCTGCGGATGTCGCGGGTTCCGACGATGCGGCCGGCACCGGGGCGGGTGGGGATGCCGAGGAGAGTGCGCGTCGCGAAGGGCCGGGCACGGACGGGCGGGAGGGACGCCGTTCCTTCGCCGCCGCGCTCGCCGCCGCCGGCACGGGCCGGGACGGTGAGGACATGTGGGACCGGGCCGTGGAGGTCCTCGCTCCCGGCTGCCCCGCCGAGGCCGTGCGCCGCGCGGCCCTGGGCGTGGGCTGGGCCCTGCGTGCCGACGCCGACGTGCCCGCGACCGATCTGGCCCGCGAGGCCCGGATGCGGCAGGTCGTCGCGGCGGCCTCGGTGGGAGGGCGCCGGGTCGCCGCCGTGATCGGCGCGTTCCACGCCCCCGCGCTGATGGCCCACCCGGAGCCGGACGCGGATACGGATACGCGTACGGAGCCGACTGCCAGCACGGCTACGGAACTGACCACGGACGCGGGCAGCGACACCGGCAATGGCACGGACATCGGCACCGGCACCGGCACCGGCACCGCCTCGGACGGGGTGAACGTCCGGCGTCCGGGGGCGGCCGACGCCGGACGCCCCGGCGGCCCGCCTGACCGGAGCGGGTCGGGGGGAACGAGCGCACTCGCGCCCCGTGGCGCGAGCAGCGCCGCGGTGACCTCCTTCGTCCCCTACTCGTTCGATCTGCTCGACTCCCGGTCCGGCTACCCCGCCGGTATCCGTGACCCGCTCTGGCAGCAGGCCGTACTCGCCGCCGCCGGTGACGCGGACCGTATCCGTGAGGCGGCCGCCGTCGCGGTGACGGGCGTCTGCCGGGAGATGCGGCGCGCCGGCCACACCGCCGGTACCGGTGAGGCCGCCGAGACCCTGCGGCTCGCCTGCGACCTGGCCACGCTGCGCGGGCTGCCCGCCCCCGGGCGCGGCGAACTGCTGGAGGCGGTCACCACCGTCCTCGGCCAGGGTGAGCCCCTCGGCCGTGGCCGGGCGCTGGCCCGGGCCCTGGAGGCCGTGTTCGTCGGCACCGCGCGGGGGCGGATCACCCCGCGCGCGCCCCGTTCCGGTCTGGGCCCCTCGGTCGAGGACGAACTCGCCCGGCTACGGCTGCCCGGCGCGGGCGAGCGGGAGCCGCGCGAGGTCCGCCTCGATCCACTCCGGTCGCCGCTCGACAGCCGGCGTGAGGTCCTGCTGCAACGTCTGCTGGTCATCGGTGCCTCGTACGGCGAACCCCTCACGGTGGCCGCCACCGGCGACGGCACCGCGCTCGGCACCAAGTGGCGTCTGCGGTGGACGCCCTCCGTGTCGGCGCGCCTCGATCTCGCCGGAGTCCGCGGGGTGACCGCGGCGCAGGCCGCCGCCGGCGCGCTGGGCGAGACCGCGCGTCGTGAGGCGGCCGACGGTGGACCGACCCCCGCGCAGACCCTGACCGGGCTCACCGCCGCCGTCCGCTGCGACCTGCCCGACCTGGTCGACGCACGGCTGCGCGAGGCCGGCGCCGTACTGCCCGACACTGCCGAGCTGCCCGAACTTCTCGAAGCACTGGACCTCCTGGAGGGCATACGGCGCGGACACCACCCCGGCACCACCCAGGACGCCCGCGCCATGGCCGAGGCGCTCACGGGCGAACTCCTCGACGCCGCCGTACGGTCCCTGCCGGGTCTGGCCGGAAGCGAAAGCGCCACGGACGCGCGGGCGCTGGTGGCGCTGGCGGACCGGACGGCCGCCCGGCACCTGGGCCTCCGGCTCGACCGGGCCCTGGCCGAACTCACCTCGGGGGCCGGGCCGTTGATGCAGGGCGCCGCCCTCGCCGTACGGGTCATGCTCGACCTGGATCCGGCCGCCGGGCTGGGCGCGCGCGTGGCCGACTGGCTCGACGGTGCGACCGCGCCCGCCGCCCGGCGTGCGCTCACCAAGCGCCTCGCGGGACTGCTGATGGCCGCCGGACCGCTACTCCAGGCGTCTCCGGACGCGCTGACCCCGCTGCTCGACGGGGTCGAGGCCCTGGTCGACCAGGAGTTCCTGGACCGGCTCCCGGCCCTGCGGGGCGGGTTCGACGCTCTGACGCCCGCCGCGCGGGACCGGCTGCTGACGACCGTGACCGAGCGGCTCGGCGACCGGCTCGACCTCTCGCTCGACGCGCCACCCGAGTTGCTCGCCCTCTGGGCCGCCGCCGACGCGGCGGGACTCGCCGCGCTGAAGAGGCTGGCCCTGGCCGTGCCGGACGCGTCCGGGGGTCCACGTCTCGCGACGGATGCCCGCGACGCGGCGGTCACCGGGGCGAGGACGGGGTCGTCGTCGGGGTCGTTGTCGGGGTCGTCCCAGCGGTCGGTGCCGAAGGGGGAGTCTGAGCAGGCCGAGCAGGACCGAGGCCAGGGGCCTGAGCGGCTGCTCGGGCATGCCGATCGGTGGCGGCTCCTCCTCGGCCGCCACAAGGAACGGCTCTCGGCGGACGCACGCCGATACGCCCATGCGCTGGACGAGCTGTACGGCGGCGGGCGGGGCGAGGGCACCGACGACGTCGACGGCGGGTCGGGTCAGGGCGGAGGGCAGGACGCCTCCTTCCCCACCGCCCGGGAGTGGTCGCAGGAGCTGGAGGCCCTCTTCGGAGCCGACGTACGGGAAGAGGTCCTCGCCGAGGCGGCGGACGCGGGACGCTCCGACGTCCTCACCCAGCTGGACCCGGCGGCGGTACGCCCGTCCGTCGAGCTGCTGAGTTCCGTCCTCTCCCTGGCCGGCGGGATGCCCGAGGCGCAACTCGCCCGGCTGCGCCCGCTGGTGAAGCGGCTCGTCGACGAACTCGCACGGGAACTGGCCACCCGGCTGCGCCCGGCGCTCTCCGGTCTGGCCACGCCGCGCCCGACGCGGCGCCCCGGCGGTCGGCTCGACCTCGCCCGTACCCTGCGCGCCAACCTCGCCCACACGCGGCGTACGGACGACGGCCGCGTCGTGGTCGTACCGGAGCGTCCGGTCTTCAGCACACGGGCGAGCAAGGAGGCGGACTGGCGGCTGGTCCTGGTCGTCGACGTCTCCGGGTCGATGGAGGCGTCGGTGATCTGGTCGGCGCTGACCGCCGCGGTGCTGGGCGGCGTTCCGACGCTGTCGACGCACTTCCTGGCCTTCTCCACCCAGGTGGTGGACCTCACCGACCGGGTCGACGACCCGCTGTCACTCCTGTTGGAGGTCCGGGTCGGCGGCGGGACGCACATCGCGGCGGGGCTCGCGCACGCCCGCTCTCTGATCACCGTGCCGAGCCGCACCCTCGTCGTCGTGGTCAGCGACTTCGAGGAGGGCGCGCCGCTGTCTGGGCTGCTGGGCGAGGTGCGCGCGCTCGCCTCCTCCGGTGCGCATCTGTTGGGCTGCGCGGCGCTCGACGACGCCGGCACGCCTCGCTACTCGGTCCCCGTGGCACGCCAACTCGTCGCCGCCGGTATGCCGGTGGCCGCCCTCAGTCCGCTCGCCCTCGCCCGCTGGGTGGGCGACCGCCTCCGTGGAGAAGCCCGTTGA
- a CDS encoding maleylpyruvate isomerase family mycothiol-dependent enzyme: MTEDVWTLVHAERAALIGDLVHLDDEQWRQPSLCDGWTVHDVLAHLIDTARTTRLGFVIALARARLDFDRQNTIGVERERGDTPQETLERFRRVASRRSTPPAPLDSRLVEEVVHGEDIRRPLGLSRSYPTEVVIRSLRLQARTPAAFGGAKELVARARLTATDADLSVGAGPDVRGPVLSLLLAVSGRGVALEDLEGPGVSTLAAGRPS; encoded by the coding sequence ATGACGGAGGACGTGTGGACACTGGTGCACGCCGAGCGGGCGGCCCTGATCGGGGACCTCGTACACCTCGATGACGAACAGTGGCGGCAGCCGTCGCTCTGTGACGGCTGGACCGTGCACGACGTGCTCGCCCATCTGATCGACACCGCCCGGACGACGCGCCTCGGGTTCGTGATCGCTCTCGCCCGTGCGCGGCTCGACTTCGACCGCCAGAACACGATCGGCGTGGAGCGTGAGCGCGGGGACACGCCGCAGGAGACCTTGGAGCGGTTCCGCCGGGTGGCGTCGCGCAGGTCGACGCCTCCGGCGCCCCTCGACAGCCGGCTCGTCGAGGAGGTCGTGCACGGCGAGGACATTCGCCGGCCGCTGGGGCTGAGTCGTTCCTACCCGACGGAGGTCGTCATCAGGTCGCTGCGGCTGCAGGCGCGGACGCCGGCGGCGTTCGGCGGAGCGAAGGAGTTGGTGGCCCGTGCCCGGCTCACGGCGACGGACGCCGACCTGTCGGTCGGCGCCGGGCCCGACGTGCGGGGGCCAGTTCTCTCCCTGCTTCTGGCCGTCTCGGGACGCGGGGTGGCCCTGGAGGATCTGGAGGGGCCCGGCGTCAGCACACTGGCGGCGGGCCGACCTTCGTAA